A genome region from Natronosalvus rutilus includes the following:
- a CDS encoding calcium/sodium antiporter: MSLLGPVASTLVGLIALWLGARWLVTAASRLARAAGIPPLIVGLTVVAFGTSAPEIVVGVEAALEGRGAIAVGNVVGSNAFNLGAILGVLAIISPFRVADTLVRRDAVAMAAATGVGIAVLVNLHVSRTEGLFLLACLVAYLAWLARSARDSDIDGVEPERSGTNRHPGVDALVLVVGLVLVGLGGRLLVQGAVELARAGGVSEWLIGVTVVAGGTSLPEAAASVVAARRAEVGIAAGNVVGSNVFNLLGVLGISAVAAPLAIDASVRSGLWWLAGLTAVSAVLLATGRRLTRLEGVALALSVAGYWVLAAG; the protein is encoded by the coding sequence GTGTCCTTGCTCGGACCTGTGGCGTCAACCCTCGTCGGTCTGATCGCGCTCTGGCTGGGAGCGCGGTGGCTCGTCACCGCGGCTTCCCGACTCGCTCGAGCCGCGGGCATTCCGCCGCTGATCGTCGGTCTCACCGTCGTCGCCTTCGGGACGTCGGCACCCGAGATCGTGGTGGGCGTCGAGGCGGCCCTCGAGGGCCGCGGCGCCATCGCCGTCGGCAACGTGGTCGGATCGAACGCGTTCAACCTGGGCGCGATTCTGGGCGTACTGGCGATCATCAGTCCGTTTCGCGTCGCCGACACCCTCGTCCGGCGGGACGCCGTCGCGATGGCGGCGGCGACCGGGGTCGGGATCGCGGTTCTGGTCAATCTGCACGTCTCGCGCACGGAGGGCCTCTTTCTCCTCGCGTGTCTGGTCGCCTACCTGGCCTGGCTCGCCCGCTCGGCACGCGATTCCGACATCGACGGCGTCGAACCTGAACGCTCGGGAACGAACCGCCACCCTGGGGTCGACGCGCTCGTCCTCGTCGTCGGCTTGGTCCTGGTCGGTCTAGGCGGCCGGTTGCTCGTCCAGGGCGCGGTCGAACTCGCTCGCGCCGGAGGCGTCTCGGAGTGGCTCATCGGCGTGACGGTGGTCGCCGGGGGAACCTCCCTCCCTGAAGCGGCAGCGTCCGTCGTCGCAGCGCGGCGCGCCGAAGTCGGCATCGCGGCTGGGAACGTCGTCGGCTCGAACGTGTTCAACCTGCTGGGCGTGCTCGGCATCTCCGCGGTGGCCGCGCCGCTGGCCATCGACGCGAGCGTTCGTTCGGGGTTGTGGTGGCTCGCCGGGTTGACCGCTGTCTCGGCCGTCCTCCTGGCGACCGGCCGTCGGCTAACCCGTCTCGAGGGCGTCGCGCTTGCACTCTCGGTGGCGGGCTACTGGGTGCTGGCGGCGGGTTGA
- a CDS encoding DNA methyltransferase, producing the protein MADDGDAGGENGHRQSRLFTDDDGDFDAERAREESLPVENGDVVNTDELADHQTYLEGRGIYDERNRLNDLTGREWKFATKSVIPEAYPPDLQHDLRSEHGGQKPPQLCADLVGRFSKAGETVLDPFAGVGGTLLGASLCEHEGTGLREAIGFERNPRWIEVYETALERENEERRERGESPLAAQDVREGDCADLIENLPENSVDLLLTDVPYWDMDEREQTRNRRATRESKLGAFDTNDGDAVDADADDGDDDDVGGRESGSNEEGENDAQHADSSGQSKADWLAEMGDRFARFARVVRPGRYAVVFIGDMYREQSYAFLAADLARAIQDAAPMTLAANLIWYDPSKDLHVYGYPFSFVPSMVHQNVLVFRVDG; encoded by the coding sequence ATGGCCGACGACGGCGACGCAGGCGGCGAGAACGGACACCGCCAGAGCCGCCTGTTCACCGACGACGACGGCGACTTCGATGCCGAGCGGGCGCGCGAGGAGTCCCTCCCCGTCGAGAACGGCGACGTGGTCAACACCGACGAGCTGGCCGATCACCAGACCTACCTCGAAGGGCGGGGAATCTACGACGAGCGAAACCGGCTCAACGACCTCACCGGTCGGGAGTGGAAGTTCGCCACGAAGTCGGTGATTCCCGAGGCGTACCCGCCGGACCTCCAGCACGACCTGCGGAGCGAACACGGGGGGCAGAAACCCCCGCAACTCTGTGCGGACCTCGTCGGTCGGTTCAGCAAGGCCGGCGAGACCGTCCTCGACCCGTTCGCGGGCGTCGGCGGCACCCTGCTGGGAGCGAGCCTCTGTGAACACGAGGGAACCGGCCTGCGGGAAGCCATCGGCTTCGAGCGCAACCCTCGTTGGATCGAGGTCTACGAGACGGCGCTCGAGCGGGAAAACGAGGAACGCCGGGAACGCGGGGAGTCGCCGCTGGCTGCCCAGGACGTCCGCGAGGGCGACTGCGCGGACCTGATCGAGAACCTCCCCGAAAACTCGGTCGACCTGCTCCTGACCGACGTCCCCTACTGGGACATGGACGAGCGCGAACAGACGCGAAATCGGCGGGCGACTCGCGAGAGTAAGTTGGGGGCGTTCGATACCAACGACGGCGATGCCGTCGACGCCGATGCTGACGACGGTGACGACGACGATGTCGGTGGCCGTGAGAGTGGGAGCAACGAAGAGGGTGAGAACGACGCACAGCACGCCGACTCGAGCGGCCAGTCGAAAGCCGACTGGCTCGCCGAGATGGGCGACCGATTCGCTCGATTCGCGAGGGTCGTCAGACCCGGCCGGTACGCCGTCGTCTTCATCGGCGACATGTACCGCGAGCAGTCCTACGCGTTCCTGGCGGCCGACCTCGCTCGAGCGATCCAGGACGCGGCGCCGATGACGCTCGCGGCGAACCTGATCTGGTACGACCCGTCGAAGGACCTCCACGTCTACGGCTACCCGTTCTCGTTCGTGCCGTCGATGGTCCACCAGAACGTGCTCGTGTTTCGGGTCGATGGGTGA
- a CDS encoding potassium channel family protein translates to MKFIIVGYGRVGARTARILAEEGHDVVILDNDQKRLERADGEGFDGVQGDGADEDALLEAGIETADAIGAMTPDLNVNFAACMVGKHYGCRTVLRIDEDYREDIYEKYAADVDEIIYPERLGAAGAKTALLGGDFNVVADLAQNLQLTVLEIRDGSPAVGKRLSELELPEGSRIYAHGRKTESLTIPLPGTALAAGDEVAVITESDATEQVRATLLAET, encoded by the coding sequence ATGAAGTTCATCATCGTCGGGTACGGTCGCGTGGGCGCGCGAACGGCCCGTATTCTCGCTGAAGAGGGCCACGACGTCGTCATTCTGGACAACGACCAGAAACGCCTCGAGCGCGCCGACGGCGAGGGGTTCGACGGCGTGCAGGGGGACGGCGCCGACGAGGACGCGCTGCTCGAGGCAGGCATCGAGACGGCCGATGCCATCGGTGCGATGACGCCCGACCTGAACGTCAACTTCGCGGCGTGTATGGTCGGCAAACACTACGGCTGCCGGACCGTCTTGCGGATCGACGAGGACTACCGGGAGGACATCTACGAGAAGTACGCCGCGGACGTCGACGAGATCATCTACCCCGAGCGACTCGGTGCCGCGGGCGCGAAGACCGCGCTCCTCGGTGGGGACTTCAACGTCGTCGCCGATCTGGCCCAGAACCTGCAACTGACCGTTCTCGAGATCCGCGACGGGTCGCCGGCGGTCGGCAAGCGACTTAGCGAACTCGAGTTACCCGAGGGCTCTCGCATCTACGCCCACGGGCGGAAGACCGAGTCGCTGACGATTCCGCTCCCGGGGACGGCGCTGGCCGCCGGTGACGAGGTGGCGGTGATCACCGAGTCGGACGCCACCGAGCAGGTTCGGGCGACGTTGCTAGCTGAGACCTGA
- a CDS encoding NCS2 family permease has product MGATDTLAEYFDFRAHDTDLRTESVAGITTFLAMSYIILVNPFILADAIDIPGYGDIATVQMIAIGTIVASAVAIFVMAFYANRPFGLAPGMGLNAFFAYTVVLGMGIPWETALAAVFVEGIIFIVITAIGAREYVIRLFPEPVKFAVGAGIGIFLLFIGLQEMSIVVADPETAVALGGLATNPAALLGLFGLLLTFVLWARGTKGSIIVGIVATTGLGWVVYLTGLAGTTVLPEALVGEDGGLTFAVVTSPQYDISPLLFAFVDGLQDVDPLTFTLVVFTFFFVDFFDTAGTLIGVSQFGGFLDEDGDLPDMDQPLMADAIGTTVGAMVGTSTVTTFIESSTGVEEGGRTGMTAFVVGLLFLATLVLIPLIALIPAYASFIALVVVGIIMLEGVLDVEWQDPAWAVSAGLTITIMPLTYSIANGLAAGIIVYPIIKAATGEFEDVRLGQWLMALALVGYFYVYTSGMLG; this is encoded by the coding sequence ATGGGGGCAACCGACACGCTCGCGGAGTACTTCGACTTCCGGGCTCACGACACGGACCTGCGAACCGAATCGGTCGCGGGGATCACGACGTTCCTCGCGATGTCGTACATCATCCTCGTCAACCCGTTCATTCTGGCCGACGCGATCGACATTCCAGGGTACGGAGACATCGCAACCGTCCAGATGATCGCCATCGGGACGATCGTCGCCTCGGCGGTCGCCATCTTCGTGATGGCGTTCTACGCGAACCGGCCGTTCGGCCTCGCGCCCGGGATGGGACTGAACGCCTTCTTCGCGTACACCGTCGTCCTCGGCATGGGAATTCCCTGGGAGACGGCGCTCGCGGCGGTGTTCGTTGAGGGGATCATCTTTATTGTGATCACAGCGATCGGCGCTCGAGAGTACGTTATCCGACTGTTTCCGGAACCCGTGAAATTCGCGGTCGGGGCCGGTATCGGTATCTTTCTGTTGTTCATCGGCCTGCAGGAGATGTCGATCGTCGTCGCCGACCCCGAGACGGCGGTGGCCCTCGGCGGCCTCGCGACGAATCCTGCGGCACTACTCGGGCTGTTCGGTCTGTTGCTCACGTTCGTGCTCTGGGCGCGCGGTACCAAGGGGTCGATCATCGTCGGTATCGTCGCCACGACTGGGCTCGGCTGGGTCGTCTACCTGACCGGACTCGCCGGCACGACAGTCCTGCCAGAGGCGCTCGTCGGTGAAGATGGCGGCCTCACGTTCGCCGTCGTCACCTCCCCGCAGTACGACATCTCGCCCCTGCTCTTCGCGTTCGTCGACGGCCTGCAGGACGTCGACCCGCTGACGTTCACGCTGGTCGTCTTCACGTTCTTCTTCGTCGACTTCTTCGACACCGCCGGGACGCTCATCGGGGTCTCGCAGTTCGGCGGCTTCCTCGACGAGGACGGGGACCTCCCGGACATGGACCAGCCGCTGATGGCCGACGCGATCGGCACCACCGTCGGGGCGATGGTCGGCACCTCGACCGTGACGACGTTCATCGAGTCCTCGACGGGTGTCGAGGAGGGCGGCCGCACCGGCATGACCGCGTTCGTCGTCGGCCTCCTCTTTCTCGCCACGCTGGTGTTGATCCCGCTCATCGCGCTGATTCCAGCCTACGCGTCGTTCATCGCCCTGGTGGTCGTCGGCATCATCATGCTCGAGGGAGTCCTCGACGTCGAGTGGCAGGACCCGGCCTGGGCGGTTTCGGCCGGGCTGACGATCACGATCATGCCGCTCACGTACTCCATCGCGAACGGCCTCGCTGCCGGGATCATCGTGTATCCGATCATCAAGGCCGCCACCGGCGAATTCGAGGACGTGCGTCTCGGCCAGTGGCTGATGGCGCTGGCGCTCGTGGGCTACTTCTACGTCTACACGAGCGGGATGCTGGGCTGA
- a CDS encoding PAS domain-containing protein — protein MSKSSLYTRVFEELTEGVAIVDPETERFEDVNRAYADVIGYEPAELEGASFVEVISDGGPSDGNTLSMTLETPRTDESHQFEYVLETAEGTERRVELTLTLLDVDDGSRWLSTIRERGSEETRSRSLDTTVQRLNIALAGTNTGVWEWDMETDEVTWTESMERLFGLEPGSFEGTFEAFAKRVHPDDRPAVKSAIETAIEQDDVFQHEYRILRDDGEQRWGYARAETYGFEESNGRMVGIVTDITKRKEQERRLHRQDLQYRQLVNRLPEAYYTFDRDWTLTYCNEVLADRLETTVDELIGTSVWEVIPGARGSILEETFQEAKERQEVTSCEFYVEDYEYWIEAQAYPYEDGVAVISADITDQKEKFGMVLDSMPLIFYRIDSEGVFQESRGKGLTMLGLEPGAVVDESVFDVYADNPEILEAVERTLEGEEVSLTFEVENHYFQSQFRPIAEDGDVIELIGISMDITELERQREQMEFFNSILRHDVLNGMTIIKTRGELLADQLEGEHGRYARTIVDWCDATTAVTKRVQRVIEALTTPDEESRVVPIDAAAILRRKLDELQNAHPKVTFVSDFDSSVSVRADELLSDVLANLLSNSIEHNDTDGLRVEVTVETDDADGVTIRIADNGVGIADERKEGVFRRGATSHVKETGSGFGLFFVDVMVEKYGGEVWVTDSDSGGACFVLELPKANEGAKT, from the coding sequence ATGTCTAAATCCTCTCTCTATACGCGAGTTTTCGAGGAACTCACCGAGGGCGTCGCGATCGTGGATCCCGAGACCGAACGATTCGAGGACGTCAATCGGGCGTACGCCGACGTGATCGGGTACGAACCGGCCGAACTCGAGGGCGCGTCATTCGTCGAGGTGATCAGTGACGGGGGCCCCTCGGACGGGAACACCCTGTCGATGACCCTCGAGACACCCCGAACGGACGAATCTCACCAGTTCGAGTACGTCCTCGAGACCGCCGAAGGAACCGAGCGCCGCGTCGAACTGACGCTCACGCTCCTCGACGTCGACGACGGCAGTCGGTGGCTGTCAACCATCCGCGAACGCGGGTCCGAGGAAACGCGATCTCGATCGCTCGATACGACGGTTCAGCGGCTCAACATCGCCCTGGCCGGAACGAACACGGGCGTCTGGGAGTGGGATATGGAGACCGACGAGGTGACCTGGACTGAATCGATGGAACGACTGTTCGGACTCGAACCCGGCTCGTTCGAGGGAACCTTCGAGGCGTTCGCCAAGCGCGTCCATCCTGACGACCGCCCCGCCGTCAAGTCGGCCATCGAGACGGCCATCGAGCAGGACGACGTGTTCCAGCACGAATACCGAATTCTTCGTGACGACGGCGAGCAGCGCTGGGGGTACGCACGGGCTGAAACGTACGGGTTCGAGGAGAGCAACGGTCGAATGGTGGGAATCGTCACCGACATCACGAAGCGCAAGGAACAGGAGCGACGACTCCACCGACAGGACCTGCAGTACAGGCAACTCGTCAACCGTCTTCCGGAGGCCTACTACACGTTCGATCGCGACTGGACGCTGACGTACTGCAACGAGGTGCTGGCCGACCGACTCGAAACGACTGTCGACGAACTGATCGGAACGTCGGTCTGGGAGGTGATTCCCGGCGCGCGAGGATCGATCCTGGAGGAGACCTTCCAGGAAGCGAAGGAGCGCCAGGAGGTAACGTCCTGTGAATTCTACGTCGAAGATTACGAGTACTGGATCGAGGCGCAAGCGTATCCCTACGAGGACGGGGTCGCGGTCATCTCGGCCGACATCACCGACCAGAAGGAGAAGTTTGGGATGGTGCTGGACTCCATGCCACTCATTTTCTACCGGATCGACAGCGAGGGAGTTTTCCAGGAATCTCGCGGCAAAGGACTGACGATGTTGGGTCTCGAGCCCGGTGCCGTCGTCGACGAATCCGTGTTCGACGTGTACGCGGACAACCCGGAGATCCTCGAGGCGGTCGAACGGACGCTCGAGGGCGAAGAGGTGTCTCTCACGTTCGAAGTCGAAAACCACTACTTCCAGAGCCAGTTCAGACCGATCGCCGAGGACGGTGACGTAATCGAGCTCATCGGCATCTCGATGGACATCACCGAACTGGAACGCCAGCGCGAGCAGATGGAGTTCTTCAACTCCATCCTCCGCCACGACGTGTTGAACGGGATGACCATCATCAAGACGCGCGGCGAACTCCTGGCCGACCAACTCGAGGGCGAGCACGGGCGGTATGCACGGACGATCGTCGACTGGTGTGACGCCACGACGGCGGTCACGAAGCGCGTTCAGCGCGTCATCGAGGCGCTCACGACGCCGGACGAGGAGAGCCGGGTCGTGCCGATCGATGCGGCCGCGATCCTCCGGCGGAAGCTAGACGAACTGCAAAATGCGCACCCCAAGGTCACCTTCGTCAGCGATTTCGACTCGAGCGTGTCCGTTCGTGCCGACGAGTTGTTGTCCGACGTCCTCGCCAACCTCCTGTCGAACAGCATCGAACACAACGACACGGACGGCCTCCGGGTCGAAGTGACGGTCGAAACCGACGACGCCGACGGCGTCACGATTCGAATCGCCGACAACGGGGTTGGCATCGCCGACGAGCGCAAAGAGGGCGTGTTTCGTCGCGGTGCGACCTCCCACGTCAAAGAGACCGGGTCAGGCTTCGGGCTGTTCTTCGTCGACGTCATGGTCGAGAAGTACGGCGGCGAGGTCTGGGTGACGGACAGCGACTCCGGCGGCGCCTGCTTCGTTCTCGAACTCCCGAAAGCGAACGAAGGGGCAAAAACGTGA
- a CDS encoding glutathione S-transferase N-terminal domain-containing protein has product MADITFYELPGCPFCAKVRTKLEDLDLEYDTVQVPAARNERTEVEAVSGQTGVPVIVDEAHGVEGMAESSDIVAYLEETYGAGA; this is encoded by the coding sequence ATGGCAGACATCACCTTCTACGAACTACCCGGCTGTCCGTTCTGTGCGAAAGTCCGAACCAAACTCGAGGACCTCGACCTCGAGTACGACACCGTCCAGGTCCCGGCGGCTCGCAACGAGCGCACCGAGGTCGAGGCCGTCAGCGGCCAGACCGGCGTTCCGGTCATCGTCGACGAGGCCCACGGCGTCGAGGGAATGGCCGAAAGTAGCGACATCGTCGCGTATCTCGAAGAGACCTACGGCGCCGGGGCGTAG